The Anoplolepis gracilipes chromosome 14, ASM4749672v1, whole genome shotgun sequence genome includes a window with the following:
- the L(1)g0289 gene encoding plexin domain-containing protein 2, with amino-acid sequence MAHEKERWCFFFNGQQRPMRILLLLLLVLCTLLAGSLTVIAEHDNSYYNYAGWRSKSALNHRSLEIKLIDDENVARIRRETLDKSVVTTENAQKNEPAKNQASGQPQQQQQQQPQQQASQLATSNTTNIPHDVKYFPAYSTSEATVQFRPTDAVSTVQPSKDIDVTSVPKPDSKKKATQPMKADDTATLNDWANRTMASRNITVISPLSSKDQPDSKNNTQTKEKESTKDANTGTSDAEDSDKNDDIGDISISKFSDVTNTTLLQNNITKWVNDTHQYYNSTFIVDAEICKKYWVNMDNHPDLRVNNLLSQSHRRAATVKLKFDFPFYGYNVRNITIATGGFLYTGDYVHSWLAATQYIAPLMANFDTRLSNASYVKYADNGTAFTVEWEKVVLQDHPEAGAFTFQVTLHQNGDIVFVYSVIPLVIERIEDTMHPVKVGLSDAYIMDRTVFFVRRKTIYEYHRVNFNRQDIMNCTVIYLKALPTCLNFDNCWDCLTKVPDVECKWCPELNKCSTGTSRQRQEWLLKGCDMRNIKDENNCPAQITTYRGDEYDHDGHVHPEKPITANEMSAKQERPGSSPLESTTPSDMNMGVSGIIGILTVIAVTVGLGAWGAYAYRNPHSASGQMLIRYRPSQWSWRRGEARYTAATIHM; translated from the exons ATAATTCTTATTACAATTACGCTGGATGGAGAAGCAAATCGGCGCTCAATCATCGAtctttggaaattaaattgattgatGACGAGAATGTTGCGAGGATACGCCGCGAGACGCTTGACAAATCGGTAGTAACGACTGAAAATGCGCAGAAGAACGAGCCAGCTAAAAATCAAGCATCGGGGCAGCCgcaacaacagcagcaacagcaaccACAGCAACAAGCATCGCAATTGGCGACGTCAAACACTACCAACATACCACACGACGTAAAGTATTTCCCGGCTTACTCGACTAGCGAAGCCACTGTCCAATTTAGGCCTACCGACGCCGTTTCTACTGTCCAACCGTCTAAAGACATCGACGTCACTTCCGTTCCCAAACCAGACTCCAAGAAGAAGGCGACGCAACCGATGAAAGCCGATGATACT GCGACGCTGAACGATTGGGCGAATCGCACGATGGCGAGTCGTAATATCACCGTAATATCACCTCTCTCCAGCAAGGATCAGCCAGATAGTAAGAACAACACCCAGACGAAGGAGAAGGAATCGACCAAGGACGCGAACACGGGGACGAGTGACGCCGAGGACTCCGATAAGAACGATGACATCGGCGACATCTCCATCAGCAAATTTTCCGACGTGACCAACACCACGCTCCTGCAGAACAACATCACCAAGTGGGTTAACGACACGCATCAATATTACAACAGCACTTTCATCGTTGACGCGGAAATCTGCAAAAAATACTGGGTCAATATGGACAATCATCCGGACCTCAGGGTTAATAATCTGCTCAGCCAGAGCCACCGACGCGCTGCG ACCGTCAAGCTGAAATTCGATTTCCCTTTCTATGGTTACAACGTGCGCAACATCACCATTGCCACAGGCGGTTTTCTATATACCGGAGATTACGTACACAGCTGGCTTGCAGCTACCCAGTACATCGCACCGCTTATGGCGAATTTTGATACTCGCCTGTCGAACGCCAGCTACGTCAAGTACGCTGACAACG GCACGGCGTTTACGGTCGAATGGGAGAAGGTGGTGCTGCAGGACCACCCAGAGGCCGGCGCGTTTACTTTCCAAGTGACCTTGCATCAGAATGGCGACATCGTGTTCGTCTACTCGGTGATACCGCTGGTGATCGAACGGATCGAGGACACCATGCATCCAGTCAAGGTCGGTCTCAGCGACGCCTACATCATGGACCGGACTGTATTCT TTGTACGCCGAAAGACCATCTACGAGTATCATCGCGTCAACTTCAACCGGCAAGACATAATGAACTGCACGGTCATCTATCTGAAAGCCTTGCCCACGTGCCTCAACTTTGACAACTGTTGGGACTGTCTGACCAAAGTACCTGACGTCGAATGCAAGTGGTGCCCGGAACTGAATAAGTGCAGCACCGGCACGTCCCGACAGCGGCAGGAATGGTTACTCAAGGGCTGCGACATGCGTAATATCAAGGACGAGAACAACTGCCCGGCCCAGATCACCACCTACAGAGGCGATGAGTACGATCATGACGGTCACGTGCATCCCGAGAAACCGATCACCGCCAACGAGATGAGCGCCAAGCAGGAAAGACCCGGTAGCAGTCCCTTAGAAAGTACCA CTCCAAGTGATATGAATATGGGCGTTTCGGGAATAATCGGTATTCTCACCGTTATCGCTGTAACGGTGGGTCTCGGGGCTTGGGGCGCGTACGCCTATCGCAACCCCCACAGCGCATCGGGACAGATGCTGATCAGG TATCGGCCGAGCCAATGGAGCTGGCGAAGAGGCGAAGCCCGTTACACGGCCGCGACCATTCATATGTGA